CACCGGACGGGTTTTTGAGCCGCATCAGAACGAATTCCGCCAGATCCTTTGCTCGATCTAGGTATTTCGCTTCTCCAGTAACTGCGTGCGCTATCAAAAGCGCTAATCCTAGCTGCACCTGATCGTTGAGCAGTCCGCAAACTCGCGGCGCATCGTCATGGTAGTGAAACAGCCCGCCGTCTGGACCGCGGCAATCGGTCCAGAGAAATTCCAATGCGCTGAGCGCGGCTTCCTTGTATTCTTCTTTACCTAACAGCAGTGATGCATCGAGGTAGGCGCGAATCGTCTGCGCGTTGGCATCCGTGTAAATGCAGCGGTCGATGATGGTCGAAAATTCTTCGCCCGAGCCGTCCGGGAAAGTGCGGATGAAATCCTCGCAGCCGTAGAAACTGCCTTTGTCCGGATCGTAAAGCTTGCGGTTTAGATAGCGGATGATGTCGTCTGCCATCTCGGCGTAAACCGGCTCCTGTGTGGTTTTGAACACTCGTAGGCAATTGCTCAGTAAACCAGCTTCTTCGCCAAGCAATTTCTCCCGGTGCGGCCGGGTCCAATCGGCACCGGTTGTCGTGCGAAAGTACGCGCCGTCTTTGTCGTCGTGGATCGGCCCTGCGCGCATGCGGTTGAGCGTTAGACGAACCTGATCGAGGTACTTGGGATCTCTAGTGGCTTCGTACCGCGCGAGCAGAAAATCGTTGGCTTCCGGTTGAATAAATTTCTGACCGTCGCCGTAGCCACCATTTACCTTATCGGCGAGGTGCATGACGATCGCGGTAATCTCATCGAGTTGAGCTTGGCCGGGTTGTGCAATTATTTGCAGAGGAACTGCGGCATTTTCGTCGTACGCCGCAATGGCACTGGCGTTGCCTTGGCCCTGCTGATGGCCCATATAAACACGCAGCAGCAGATCTTCGAACTGGTCGGCTGGCATGTAGTTCGTCGCGACGATCGGATCCCCCAGAGGGGTCATAAAAACAATGGTCGGCCAACCGTTCTGGTTGTAGCGGCTATCGATATCCGGCCGCTGCGCATTCTCGGCGCGGATCGAGACGAAGTACGCTTTCAGGAGCGCGATATTTTCGGTTTCGGAAAACGCTTCTTGATCCATGCGCTGGCAATAGCCACACCAAAACGCGCAGAGATAAAGCATCACGGGTTTGTTTTGC
Above is a genomic segment from Deltaproteobacteria bacterium containing:
- a CDS encoding thioredoxin domain-containing protein, with amino-acid sequence MLRFSPNPNRAHLIPWMEWSDEAFRVAREQNKPVMLYLCAFWCGYCQRMDQEAFSETENIALLKAYFVSIRAENAQRPDIDSRYNQNGWPTIVFMTPLGDPIVATNYMPADQFEDLLLRVYMGHQQGQGNASAIAAYDENAAVPLQIIAQPGQAQLDEITAIVMHLADKVNGGYGDGQKFIQPEANDFLLARYEATRDPKYLDQVRLTLNRMRAGPIHDDKDGAYFRTTTGADWTRPHREKLLGEEAGLLSNCLRVFKTTQEPVYAEMADDIIRYLNRKLYDPDKGSFYGCEDFIRTFPDGSGEEFSTIIDRCIYTDANAQTIRAYLDASLLLGKEEYKEAALSALEFLWTDCRGPDGGLFHYHDDAPRVCGLLNDQVQLGLALLIAHAVTGEAKYLDRAKDLAEFVLMRLKNPSGGYYDICTPGQAFLKLRLTLIEQNGPAASFFLELARATGEKRYRDAALWAYQPFQADFKEYGIHAASFGIALGKWSQSQ